Within Haliaeetus albicilla chromosome 29, bHalAlb1.1, whole genome shotgun sequence, the genomic segment GCCGTCAGCACCCAGCGGCCCCCCACCAGGGACCCCGCACAGCGCTGCTCCCGCCCTGCCTACGGCATCACCGtcagcacccatgggtgacggggacccccccccggggggggtcccggaCAGCTGGGTCCCCtgggagggggtttggggggaggagggggcccagatgcctgggtccccagTGGGCTGCGGGACCCTCCAGATGCTGGGGTCCCCAGTGAGCATTGGGgtgtgggaccccccccagacgcctgggtccccAGTGGGCTGTGGGACCCCCCGAAACATCTGGGTCCCTAGTGGGCATTGGGgtgcaggaccccccccagacgcctgggtccccAGTGGGATGTGGGTCCCCCCACAGTGGGGGTCTCACCCTCAGGATGACGTGCCAGGGGGGCCGGGAGGCTCTGGTGGGGACGATGACGCCGCAGAGGTCCCCAAGGGTGGTGGCCACCAGCGCCGCCTCCAGCGCTTCCTGCAGTGCCGCCGCGTCTGCCAGCTTGAAGGCGTGGGTCTCGTCCCGCCGGTGCGAGGCCACCGCCGCCAGCTCCGCCACGTCCACCTCCAGCGCCCCCACCCCAAAGGCGTAGATGTCTGGGGCGGGGGGATGAGGGGGGCTCAGGGGGGCATGggaggggtctgggggcagCTGGAACTGGGCTTGGGGTGTCAAAAATGGGGTTGGGGGCACCTATTGGGGGCTTGGGGGGTATCTGAGGTGGGTTTGGGGCACCCAAAATGGGTCTAGGACACCTAAAAGGGGGTTTGGAGCATCTCAGTGGGGCTTGAGGCACCTAGAACAGGGCTTGGGACACCTCAACAGGGCTTGGGGCACCTAGAACAGGGCTTGGGGCACCTAGAACAGGGCTTGGGGCATTTCAAAAGGGGTTGGAGGCACCTAAAAGGGGGCTTGGGGGCACCTCGATGGGTGTTTGGGGTGTCAGGACAGATCTGGGGGCACCAAGGGGGGGTTGGAGGCACGTAAAGGGTGTTGGGTGACCCAGGACATGGATGGCTCTGGGTGCCCAGAGCCAGCCCCAcgtgggctggggtgggggcaagGTCCggccctggggacagggacggggcTGTGACCGCACGGGCAGGAGGGGCCCATCGGGGCCACCCCAGCAGTGGCGCAAGAGCAAACAGTGATGGGGGGAGACGGGGCCAAGGACACACAGACCGGGGACCTGGTGGGGGTTGTGGGGAGCTGCATGGGGGCCCTTGGGGGGTGCGTTGGCCCCAAACCACCCTCAAGGTCCTCAAACCACCCCTGAAGTCCCCAAAACCATCTTCATGGTCCCAAAAGCCACCACTGAAGTTCTCAAACCACCCTCAAGATCCCCAACATCCTCTTTAATGTCCCCAAACCACCCTCGAGGTCCCCAAAACCATCTTCAAGGTCCCCAAAGCCACCACTGAAGTCCTCAAACCACCCTCAAGATCCCCAACATCCTCTTTAATGTCCCCAAACCACCCTCGAGGTCCCCAAAACCATCTTTGAGGTCCCAAGAGCCACCATGATGTCCCTAAACCACCCTTGAGGTCTCCAAACTACACTCGAGGTCCCCAAAACCATCTTCAAGGTCCCCAAAAGCCACCACTGAAGTTCTCAAACCACCCTCAGGATCCCCAACATCCTCTTTAATGTCCCCAAAGCACCCTTGAGGTCTCCAAAGCCACCCTCGAGATCCCCAAAACGATCTTCAAGGTCCCAAAAGCCACCACTGAAGTCCTCAAACCACCCTCAGGATCCCTAACATCCTCTTTAACGTCCCCAAACCACCCTCAAGGTCCCCAAAACCATCTTCGAGGTCCCAAGAGCCACCATGAGGTCCCCAGCACCACCCTCGAGGTCCCCAAAGCCACCCTTCATGTCCCCAAGATCTGCCCAAGgtccccatccccccccagcacccacccaaGTAGTCCTCCCGGTCCGGCTTGATCTCCAGCACATCCTCAATCTTAGCCACCACGTCCCGGGGGTGCCCCCCAACGTTGAACCTGCCTGTGGGGCAGCGAGAGGGGGGGTCACCCAGGTgacccacctcctcccccaggtgtccctgtccccccaccgCAGGTCCCCACCGTCCGTCAGCAGGATGACGACATGGCGGATGTGCCGCCAGGAGTCAGGGTGGCCCATCCGCTCTGCCCGCGCCTTCTGGAAGAGGAGCATGTGGTAGACCTCCATCAGCGCCCCGCGGACGTTGGTGCCCGTCGCGTTGCCGTGGTCTATGGGGAGATGGAGACCCGCCAGGTCCCGGACACCAGGGTCCCTTCCCCGGATGCCGGGGGCCCTTCCCAGCCGCTGGGACGCACCAGTGAAGGTCATGTTCTCCAGGCGGTGGAGAACCTCGTCGGCGTCAGCCGACTCATCCTCGGCCGTGGACACAATGACCAGGGCCCGGCTGGCGAAGGAGATGACGGCAAAGCTCACAGCCACCTCAAagctgctgagctgtggtggggaggggggtcaGGTCCCCACcacagtcccagcctgctcctccaTGGTCCCACCATGGTGTCCCCATGGTCCTGCCCTGTGTCCCTGTGGTCCTACCGAGGTTCCAGTTCATTCCTCTGCGGTCCCACCATGATCCCACCCAGGATCCATCACAGCTCCCCCATGGTCCTGCCGTGGTCCCAGCCTCTCTCACCGCGGTCTCCTCCATCCTTGGTGGTCCCACCCATCCCACTGTGGACCACCCCTGTCTCACCATAGTCCCACCATGGGGTTCCCATTCTCCCGCTACAGTTCTACCAAGGTCCCAGCCTGTTCCTCCCTGGTCTCACCATGATCCCACCACGGTTCCATCCATGATCCCACAACAGTCCCACGCATGGTCCTACCCATGGTCCCACCATGACCCCACCCAGGGTCCCACCACGATCCCACCAATGATCCCACCACAGTTGTACCACAGTCCCTCCCCAGTCCCACCTCATCCCACCCCTGTGGTCCTAACCCACGGTTCCAGCCCATTCCCACCACGGTGTGTGTCCCCCAACCCCGtgttccccccccaccccatgtcCCACCCTGTCGACGATGGCAGCCCCACACTCCTGGAAGAGGCGGAAGTTCTCCGAGCGGACGCTGCCAGAGGCGTCGAGGAGCAGGTAGACGTGGAGGGACCCCTCGCTGCTCAGCACGATGCGACGGCCCAGGGACGAGTCTGGGGGACTCCGCGTGTCACCCCTGCCTGGGGGGGGCCGTGTCCATGTCCGCCCTCCCCAGACACCGGggcccccccccagacccaccgTTGTGGGGGCGGGCACCCGCCAGCTCCAGAACGGAGGTGAGAGACGCCCCGAAGCCCTCGCTGACGTCCTCGGGGAGGTCATAGGCGTAGGGATCtgtgggggacacacacgggGGACACACACGCACACGGGGACACACGTgtggggctgcagagggctgggggaCCATGGGGGGGGAAGTGGAGGGACCCTAGGGGGAccagggggctgggggcggcaCAGGGGGACCTCGGGGGGTGGTTCTGGGGGAATACAGGGACCTGGGAGGGGTCCGGGGGGGGCACAGTGGGTCAGAGGGGTCCCTGTGGGTCGCAGGGGGGGTCattgggggtcccgggggggccACTGGGGTTCAGGGAGTCATTGGGGTCGGGGGGTCACAGGGGCCATGGAGGGTCCCTGGGGGGATCCTCGGGGTCACAAGGGtcagggggtccctggggggtgACGGGAGTTGTTGGGTCTGCGGTGCCCACACACAcgagtggggggggggacggggacagacTCGAGGGAGGGGCCGCGGTACGGGGGAGGGGCGGAGTCAGGCGGGGGCGGGCTCCCCCGTGGCCGCGTGGCCACGCCCCCTGTCACTCACGGCGGCAGGAGGGCTCGGGGCCGGACCAGCGGCCCGTCTCCAGGCAACGGCGGTGGGCGGGGCCCAGCAGCATCAGCCCCGCCCCGCAGCGCACGTGCACCACCGCCCCCCGCTGCCGGCCCCGCCCCGTCGTCACCCCcccggcgggggccggggccggtggACAGTCacccactgggggggggggggcattaggggtgggggggcaccccTCGGGGTCCCCCAACCCCACCCCAGCCCTATTGCTACCCAGTAGGGACCCCCAACCCTCTTGCTACCCCTCCGACCCCTCACTCGGGGCTCTATAGGGACCCTTGAACCCACCCTCAgcccacagggacccccagcacccccaactACCCGGACCCCCCAACCACAGGGACCCGAGACTcccgggggggggagaggattttttggggggtctGACAAGGGATTTTGGGAGCGATTTTGGGTCTTCCAGGGGATTTCGGAGACTCCCCAGGGTATCTGGGGGCAATTTGGGGGCCCCAAGAGGGATTTTGGGAAGGATTTGAGAGCTCCCAGGGTATCTGGGGGCACtcagagggatttggggggggatttggggctcccagggggatttgggggggctccCGGGGGGATCTGGGGTCTGATTTTGGGCTCCCAGGTGGATGTGGGGGAGAATTTGGGGCTCCCATGGAATTTTGGGGCCTTCTGGCGGGATTTTGGGGGCTCCCGGGCAGATCtggggtgggatttggggttcccggggggatatgggggggaTTTGGAGTTCCCAaggggccctggggggggggatttggggggctcTCAGGAAGATTTAGTGGGGGATTTGGGGCTCCCAAGGGGATTCTGGGGGCTGATTTGGGGCTCCCAGGCGGATATGGGGGGGGatcttccccccctgccccgggccGTTCGGGGGTCCCGGTGTCCCCGGCTCTCACCACCGTCGTCGCAGACAGGGCTGGTGCCGCTCCAGAGGCCTCCGGGCCGGCAGTGCCTCCGGGCCGGGCCCCGCAGCACGAACCCGTCGTCGCAGGCGAAGGCCAGAACGGCCCCGGTGGGGtgcgaggggcggcggggggagagcGTCCCCTGCGGGAACGACAGCGGCGACGGGCACCGCAACTCTggggagggcaaaggggacccaggcgtccgggggGGTCctgtccgtccccccccacTCCAAAGGGGACCCAAGCGTCCGGGGGTCctgcctcccccaccccaaaggggacccaggcatccaggggGGTCCTGTccgtcccccccaccccaaagggGACGCAGGCGTCCGGGGGGGGTCCACGGGGGACGCGGGCGCCCGGGGCGGgtctctcctccccaccccaaggGGGTCCCCGCGGTCGCAGCGCACCTTTGCAGACGACGGGGGTCTCGTTCCCGGCGGTGGGGCAGCGGccggggcggtggcgggggggcgggtGGGGATAGGTGCCCGGGGGGCAGCGGGACCCGGCGGGGGGGCAggcggtggggtggggggggccgcTGCcagcggcggccgggccgggccgggcccccccgGCGAGGAGCAGGAGGGTCAGCACCCAGGGGACCATGGCCGGGACGGCGGGGACCCCCGGGGGAGGCGCTGGGAAAAGGCGAGGGGCGGGGCCTCTCCGGGTGACCCCGCCCCGGGGGCGGAACAGCAGAAAAACCCGCCCCCGGGGCGGGGCCAGCCGGGGAAACACCCGCCCACGGGGCTGACCCGCTCCCGGGGCGGGGTCATATGGGAAAACCCCCGCCCCCGGGGCGGAGGCAGTCTGAGCGGACCCGCCCCCACCGGGGCGGAGTCACTTGAGGGAAAGCCCGGCCCCCGGGGCGGAGCCAGCCCCCTGGCCCGCCTCCGCTCGACATGGCGGCCCGTTGCCATGGGAACGGCCGGCGCCGCGCTGTCGCGGGCTGATGACGACAGGTGGGCGGGGCAGCGCTCCCAGAATGCCCcgggggaggcggggagggggtcGGCCCCCCCCGGCCGTGTCCCCCCGCATCCCACAAtgccccgcgccgcgccccctcccccgccgcggccccttTAACGGCGCTGCCGCGCGCCGGCGGCGCTCGAGGCGGTAACGgcgcgcgcgggggggggggcgggggcggcggcggccaatgggggcacgggggggcgcgggggggggggccaatGGGGGCCCGGCCCGCGGGGACCAATGGGGGCGCGGGGGGGCCCCGCGCGGGCCaatgggggggggcgggcgggggacggtgggggggcggggggcgcgcGGTGACGTCAGCGCGGCCTTGTCTCCCCAGGTGGAGCCACGTGACCCCCGGcgccccctcccagtgctcccagcgCTCCCAGCGACCCCTCCCCCTTCtgccagtgctcccagtgcccccagtccGTCCCGCAGTGCTCCCGGTGCCCCCTGtgctcccagcagccccagcaccccctccCGTTGCTCTCAGTCccgtcccagtgctcccagtaatcCCTCCTACTGCTCCTGGCCCCCTCAGTAacccctccccgtccccccagctctccctcccagtgctcccattGTTCCGAGTCCTCCCAGCAGCCCTTCCCAGTGTTCCCAGTaacccctcccagtgctcccagtctcCTCACTagcccctcccagtgctcctcGTGCCCCCAGTAAGCCCTCCCAttgctcccagtaacccctcccagtgctcctgGTCCCCCCACTAACCTGTCTTattgctcccagtgctcccagtaaccctCCCAttgctcccagttcccccagtaACCCCTTCCAGTGCTCCCAGCGCCCTCTGTGCCCCCATTCCCACAGTGTTCCCTCCCCACTGTTCCCAGTCCCTCCAGTAAcacctcccagtgctcccagtagcccctcccagtgcccccagtcccCGAGTAACTCTTCCCAGTGACCCCATTCACGCCAGTAGcccttcccagtgctcccagcctCCCCCGTAACCCTCCCTTAGTGTTCCTGGTCCCCCCAGTAacacctcccagtgcccccggTAACccctccagtgctcccagtccccccacTAACCCCTCCCAGAGCCCCCATTCCCCCAGTAACCCTCCCCAGCGCTCCCAGTCCCCGCCGGCACCCCGGCCACCATGTCGTCGTGCGCGGAGGTGCTGCGTTTCCAGCTGCCGGGCCACGAGGCGGCCGCGCTGCGGAGCATGAACCGGCTACGGGCAGAGGAGCGCTTCTGCGACGTCACCATCGTGGCGCGGAGCCTGCGCTTCCGAGGCCACCGCGTCATCCTGGCCGCCTGCTCCCCCTTCCTCCGCGACCAGTTCCTCCTCAACCCGGCGGCCGAGCTCCGTGTCTCGCTGGCCCACAGTGCCCGCGTCCTGGCCgacctcctcctctcctgctaCACCGGGGCCCTCGAGTTCGCTGGCCGCGACCTCGTTAATTACCTGACGGCCGCCAGCTACCTGCAGATGGAGCACGTGGTGGAGCGCTGCCGCGGTGCCCTCGCCCGCTTCATCCAGCCGCCCCCCCCAGctgggcagccccccctgcgccccccgccgccccccaagcccgaggaggaagaggaggaggaggaggaggaggatgccgCACCAGACGTCTGCATCGTCAAGGTggagccggcggcggcagcggcggtggcggcgggggcgcggcggcggcggggacccCGCGCGTGGCCACAGGCGGCGGCGACGGCGGCAGCGGAGGGGCCATCggccccccccgagcccccccggcccccgccgctgGGGGTGGTGAAGGCATGTTACAGCCTGGCCGAGGACGCCGAAGGCGAGGGGCTCCTCATCTTccccggcggcagcggcagcggcagcggggTGGCGGCGGAGGAGCCGGGTGGCGCCAACCCACCGGCGTCGGCGGCATCGTCAGCAGCGTCGGCGGCGTCGGCagccccggcggcggccccAGCGGCGGCCCCGGCGCGGTGCGGGAAGTGCGGCGAGGCCTTCCAGGGCGTGGAGAAGCTGGTGTTCCACATGCGGGCCCAGCACTTTGTTTTCATGTGCCCGCGGTGCGGGAAGCAGTTCAACCACAGCAGCAACCTCAACCGGCACATGAACGTCCACCGCGGCGTCAAGTCGCATGGCTGTGGCGTCTGTGGCAAGAGCTTCACCCAGAAGTCGACGCTGCATGACCACATGAACCTTCACAGTGGCGAGCGGCCGTACCGCTGCTCCTACTGCGACGTCCGCTTCGCCCACAAACCTGCCATCCGCCGGCACCTCAAGGAGCAGCACGGCAAGACCACCGCCGAGAACGTGCTGGAGGCCAGCGTGGCCGAGATCAATGTCCTCGTCCGCTgacggggccggggggggcgggtgggggggaCCCCCGGGGTCAGCTGCAccggagggggggcgggggtctgcccggatgcctgggtccctcgGCGGATAATGGGGTGCACCCCGCCGGGACGCTGGCGTTCATCTGTGGATGAGGGGGGGTCGCCCCGCCAGGACGCCGGGGTTCCTCTGCGGATAAGGGGGGTGCGTGGTGCCCGGACGCTGGGGTCCCCCCCAAGGACGATGGTTTTGTGGgacccagatgcctgggtcgTCCCGTCCCCCCTGCTGCGGATAAGGGGGTGCACCCCACctggacgcctgggtcccccccatgGATAGGGGTGGGGTGTCCTCCAGCCGGACGCCTGGGTTCCCTCGTAGATAagggggggggctctgcccagACGTGTGGGTCCCCCCATGGACACCCCACTCGGACACCCAGCTCACCCCACGGATAAAGGGGGGTCGCACTGACCGGACGCCATtgttccccccccgcccccagacGCTGGGTTTGCTGGTCTTGCGCGCCAGGGTCCCTCGGTGGATGTTGGGTCCAGCCCCCCCCTCAAAGCCGGGCTTtgtttccccccctccccaccccggacacctgggtccactcttggggggggggggtgggtcaCGGGGGTGTCCCCCCCGATGCCGGGGTTCTCCCTGT encodes:
- the ZBTB12 gene encoding zinc finger and BTB domain-containing protein 12, which gives rise to MSSCAEVLRFQLPGHEAAALRSMNRLRAEERFCDVTIVARSLRFRGHRVILAACSPFLRDQFLLNPAAELRVSLAHSARVLADLLLSCYTGALEFAGRDLVNYLTAASYLQMEHVVERCRGALARFIQPPPPAGQPPLRPPPPPKPEEEEEEEEEEDAAPDVCIVKVEPAAAAAVAAGARRRRGPRAWPQAAATAAAEGPSAPPEPPRPPPLGVVKACYSLAEDAEGEGLLIFPGGSGSGSGVAAEEPGGANPPASAASSAASAASAAPAAAPAAAPARCGKCGEAFQGVEKLVFHMRAQHFVFMCPRCGKQFNHSSNLNRHMNVHRGVKSHGCGVCGKSFTQKSTLHDHMNLHSGERPYRCSYCDVRFAHKPAIRRHLKEQHGKTTAENVLEASVAEINVLVR